A section of the Roseivirga sp. BDSF3-8 genome encodes:
- a CDS encoding alpha/beta hydrolase, with the protein MMVKRLIFFFACLCPLSCYCQAQENRLTTTDTVVTSSEGVKVKVQFGILKVPENRDAAHSRLIDIHFALMKTTSAGITPPLIYLEGGGSPSSWQAKDPHYLTDWLPYLAQSDVLLIDQRGTHDRDLVYIWEGEFPTDVLVSEDKAARHYQKMATRALEVFRERGVDVTGYHLAENARDVEEVTAALGLEKFALFGYSYGTRISLMLLQALPRRISRAVLAATDGLDQSFNLPADADAHFAKLSAMVAADTALSRDIPDLAALLRQVMQNLKNEPVEVTVTHPLTGTSHQILVGPLGLALILRMDMDDATDIPVIPRLLYSLSKGNTKILRWFVQKRIVYFLAVPANGLSQGIESGVAPNRRQKIRRQAHSSLFGNSVNFPFYLVLDTWPKTREPLISYVDTLTVPVLFISGELDARTPPSQAQEIRKRYPSSAHLVVENAGHEQLLSHPEIKKRVMQFLNGKGLKDEQIHAGSILFIPLTGSDLPEAHPSLE; encoded by the coding sequence ATGATGGTCAAAAGACTCATATTTTTCTTCGCATGCCTATGCCCTCTATCCTGTTATTGTCAGGCGCAGGAGAACAGACTCACAACAACCGATACGGTCGTTACCTCCTCTGAGGGAGTAAAAGTGAAGGTACAATTCGGTATCCTGAAAGTGCCTGAAAACCGGGATGCTGCTCATTCAAGGCTTATCGATATTCATTTTGCCTTAATGAAAACCACCAGTGCGGGCATCACCCCGCCGCTTATTTACCTGGAAGGAGGCGGTAGCCCATCTTCTTGGCAGGCTAAGGATCCCCATTACCTCACGGACTGGTTACCTTACCTGGCCCAATCAGATGTGTTGCTTATAGACCAGCGAGGCACCCATGATCGAGACCTGGTTTATATTTGGGAGGGTGAATTCCCTACTGATGTACTGGTAAGTGAAGACAAGGCAGCCCGGCATTACCAGAAGATGGCCACCCGGGCCCTCGAAGTATTCCGGGAGAGGGGGGTAGATGTGACAGGCTACCATCTGGCTGAAAATGCACGGGACGTGGAGGAAGTCACTGCAGCATTAGGTTTGGAAAAGTTCGCCCTATTTGGGTACAGCTACGGTACCCGAATCAGCCTCATGCTGCTGCAGGCCCTGCCCCGCCGCATAAGCCGGGCTGTGCTCGCTGCCACAGATGGCTTAGATCAGTCTTTTAACCTTCCGGCAGATGCAGACGCCCATTTTGCGAAGTTGTCCGCAATGGTAGCAGCCGATACAGCCCTCAGCCGGGATATTCCTGATTTGGCCGCTTTACTTAGACAGGTAATGCAAAATCTCAAAAATGAGCCCGTAGAGGTTACAGTCACCCACCCCCTTACAGGTACGAGCCATCAAATTCTTGTAGGTCCGCTGGGTCTTGCTCTTATCCTCCGGATGGACATGGACGATGCGACCGATATCCCTGTGATACCCCGCCTGCTGTATTCCCTAAGTAAAGGCAATACCAAAATCCTCCGGTGGTTCGTACAGAAACGCATCGTTTACTTTCTGGCTGTGCCGGCAAATGGACTGAGCCAGGGGATTGAAAGTGGTGTAGCGCCTAATCGCAGGCAAAAGATCAGGCGACAAGCCCACAGTAGTTTGTTCGGAAATTCGGTAAACTTCCCCTTTTATCTGGTGCTGGATACATGGCCTAAAACCCGCGAACCACTTATTTCTTATGTCGATACTCTGACCGTACCGGTATTATTCATTAGCGGTGAACTGGATGCAAGAACCCCACCCTCCCAGGCACAGGAAATAAGAAAACGCTACCCCAGTTCAGCCCATCTCGTAGTAGAAAATGCCGGGCATGAACAGTTGCTTTCACATCCGGAAATAAAGAAAAGGGTCATGCAATTCCTGAATGGCAAAGGTCTGAAAGATGAGCAAATCCATGCAGGGTCGATTCTCTTTATACCTCTTACGGGGAGTGATTTACCTGAGGCTCACCCTTCACTGGAGTAA
- a CDS encoding potassium channel family protein has protein sequence MPQEPLSILIHISGVALVLLTLIDFCFTAFIPNKEGLLTRKVSRGVYGIMFLLAGKKGTSPVLNYMGFAIMFCMSLTWIFSSWAGFTLIFLSDPYSVIHGTEKYPAEFWDVVYFVGFSLSTSGLGDFVASTKFWRIVTALASVVGIMLITMSITYLVPVISNMIQKRKVSIYLASLGESPEQIVVQSYNGEDFKSLGNHLGSLAAMVFEYSRNHLSYPILHYMHNNSPHDNIVLKMCSLDEALNIFLFHIPEDKRPEMTDLRVIRRALTQYLSTLKYTAPADDTPPLPDLDVVAEGTGIALRNREDSDINTIYKGLKKRRGLWLANIRENGYSWEDIRGTKFENNLDQPEGMAFSYDHKVFH, from the coding sequence ATGCCACAGGAACCTCTCTCTATACTTATTCACATAAGTGGGGTAGCGCTCGTACTGCTTACTTTGATCGATTTCTGTTTTACCGCCTTTATCCCGAATAAGGAGGGCTTGCTTACACGTAAGGTTAGCCGTGGCGTGTATGGTATCATGTTTCTGCTGGCAGGAAAAAAAGGGACCTCCCCGGTGCTAAACTACATGGGTTTTGCGATCATGTTCTGCATGTCGCTGACGTGGATTTTTTCCAGCTGGGCAGGTTTTACTCTTATCTTTCTCTCGGACCCTTACTCTGTTATCCATGGTACGGAGAAGTACCCGGCGGAATTCTGGGACGTGGTCTATTTTGTAGGGTTCAGTTTGTCTACCAGCGGATTAGGGGACTTCGTGGCTTCTACCAAATTCTGGCGGATAGTGACTGCCCTGGCGAGCGTGGTGGGAATCATGCTGATAACAATGTCTATTACGTACCTGGTGCCGGTGATCTCGAATATGATCCAAAAAAGGAAGGTGAGCATCTACCTTGCCTCCCTGGGGGAAAGTCCTGAGCAGATAGTGGTTCAGAGCTATAATGGTGAGGATTTCAAGTCTCTGGGGAATCACCTGGGATCATTGGCTGCGATGGTGTTCGAATATTCGCGTAACCACCTCTCGTACCCTATTTTGCACTATATGCATAATAATAGCCCTCATGATAATATTGTATTGAAGATGTGCAGCCTGGATGAGGCGCTGAATATATTCCTGTTTCACATTCCCGAGGATAAAAGACCTGAAATGACTGACCTGCGGGTGATAAGGCGAGCGCTTACGCAGTATCTAAGTACGTTGAAGTATACGGCGCCTGCAGATGACACGCCTCCCTTACCCGATCTGGATGTGGTGGCAGAAGGTACGGGCATAGCATTACGTAACAGGGAGGACTCTGACATAAACACTATCTATAAGGGCTTAAAGAAGAGAAGGGGCCTTTGGCTTGCAAATATTCGAGAGAATGGCTATTCCTGGGAGGATATCCGGGGCACTAAGTTTGAAAATAATCTGGATCAGCCTGAAGGGATGGCCTTCTCCTATGATCATAAGGTATTTCATTAA
- a CDS encoding discoidin domain-containing protein, which produces MKHPLTSLSPFWRDFSIRTKTIVITLSLIIGSCFYATAQNLIWEENFDGTTLDPEVWTYDVGVGVWNWGNNQELQLYTDRSENVYLENGNLVIQALRENREGYSFTSGRVKTEGRVELKYGIIEARIKMPDLANGLWPAFWLLGSENVWPASGELDIVEMGTADAIAAGKVNNRVGATAHWDYEGNYAGYGETYDAAADLSQDYHIYKMYWDSTVVKGYIDDVEYWSFDISPSGSSLEEFKTHPYFIILNLAVGGIFPDIYDPAGITAPLPAKMYVDYVRVYEVPGAEIYTPGANSYTGTFGIYTENTPVDNSLTFGTDADLFLWNNLTATTTAPYEGSEVMSFRAEAGNWFGMGIASDPLNMSAFSDGYLRMHVKTTSTATFDIGVSSGAGDSFITFVNGENLYGLVRDGQWHEVAIPLNAFNNVDFVSVSQPFMFKGDPPGAPVEIAFDNVYWEEGPARPVPTGTNFGILTETASVASELSMPQDADIFVWENTLQEVSQAPYEGSESLAYTSAPGLAWFGMGIKAAIKHDLSGFADGSLHFALKTSSTTPFSIGMKSGNVDGIGQGWVEFRNGSDPYGFVRDGQWHLVEIPLSDFSNVDLTAVNQFFQLLGTEGAIGNIEIDDIYIKGTSTGSQNPDPDPDPETPVNIALNKPATSSSSEGAGLGAANAVDGDLATRWSSNFSDPQWIQVDLQNTYDISSVALQWEAAAAASYRIEVSADGSNWNQVYSTTSGDGGLDSLSLSGTGRYIRMYGTSRTTPYGYSLYEFRVYGTQGSTTPPSPPATTCTGNGPNSTGSGVDYTYELDGKTLTFKPARAGVGSNLVILYLRKNSSSATFPGYALSADGSGNFVSELNAVDGDQIDFYYTYSVPEGGERNSAASYHEETVGQCGSVARLSAPGTPADTFEIFPNPALNQLTVRAPAGNDKATILILGADGRHIRTHTLNSTQKRMDVSQLQPGLYFLRIICQEGTTTKSWVKE; this is translated from the coding sequence ATGAAACATCCTTTGACCAGCCTCTCTCCATTTTGGCGAGACTTTTCTATTCGTACAAAAACAATTGTCATAACCCTAAGCCTTATTATAGGTAGTTGCTTTTACGCCACAGCCCAGAATCTGATCTGGGAAGAAAACTTCGACGGCACTACCTTAGACCCGGAAGTCTGGACCTACGATGTAGGCGTGGGCGTGTGGAACTGGGGAAATAACCAGGAACTGCAGCTCTACACCGACCGCAGCGAAAACGTTTACCTTGAAAACGGCAACCTCGTCATTCAGGCCCTGCGCGAAAACCGCGAAGGATACTCCTTTACCTCTGGCCGGGTAAAAACAGAAGGCCGTGTAGAGCTGAAATATGGTATCATAGAGGCCCGGATCAAAATGCCTGACCTGGCAAATGGGCTCTGGCCTGCTTTCTGGCTGCTCGGTAGTGAAAATGTATGGCCAGCCTCAGGTGAACTCGATATTGTGGAGATGGGTACCGCCGACGCCATAGCCGCCGGCAAAGTAAATAACCGCGTAGGCGCTACTGCCCACTGGGATTATGAAGGCAACTACGCCGGGTATGGCGAAACCTATGATGCCGCAGCCGACCTTTCCCAGGACTACCACATCTACAAAATGTACTGGGATAGCACAGTGGTAAAAGGCTACATCGACGATGTCGAGTACTGGTCTTTTGACATAAGCCCCTCCGGTTCTTCACTGGAAGAGTTTAAGACCCACCCCTATTTCATTATTCTTAACCTCGCCGTAGGTGGTATCTTCCCCGATATCTACGACCCCGCAGGCATCACCGCTCCCCTGCCTGCTAAAATGTACGTGGACTACGTGCGCGTATATGAAGTGCCCGGAGCAGAGATTTACACCCCCGGCGCCAATAGCTACACAGGCACCTTTGGTATCTATACTGAAAACACACCCGTAGATAACTCCCTCACCTTCGGTACCGATGCAGACCTGTTCCTGTGGAACAACCTGACCGCTACCACTACAGCCCCTTATGAAGGCAGTGAAGTAATGAGCTTCCGCGCCGAGGCCGGTAACTGGTTTGGCATGGGCATAGCCTCAGACCCCTTAAACATGTCAGCCTTCTCTGACGGCTATTTGCGTATGCACGTAAAGACCACCAGCACCGCCACCTTTGACATAGGCGTTAGCAGTGGGGCAGGAGATAGCTTCATTACCTTTGTAAATGGCGAAAACCTATACGGACTCGTACGTGACGGGCAGTGGCACGAAGTAGCCATACCCCTCAATGCCTTTAATAATGTAGACTTTGTATCCGTGAGCCAGCCCTTCATGTTCAAAGGAGACCCTCCCGGCGCCCCCGTTGAGATAGCCTTTGACAATGTCTATTGGGAAGAAGGCCCTGCACGCCCCGTGCCCACAGGTACCAACTTCGGTATACTAACCGAAACAGCCTCAGTAGCCTCCGAACTTAGCATGCCACAGGATGCTGACATATTCGTTTGGGAAAATACCCTGCAGGAAGTCAGCCAGGCACCATACGAAGGCAGCGAGTCACTGGCCTATACCTCTGCCCCCGGCCTTGCCTGGTTTGGTATGGGAATCAAAGCCGCTATCAAACATGACCTTAGCGGATTTGCCGATGGCTCCCTTCATTTTGCCCTTAAGACATCCTCCACCACCCCTTTCAGCATAGGCATGAAAAGCGGTAATGTAGATGGCATAGGACAAGGCTGGGTAGAGTTCCGGAATGGCAGCGACCCCTATGGATTCGTTCGTGACGGCCAGTGGCACCTTGTCGAAATCCCCCTTTCAGACTTCTCCAATGTAGACCTTACCGCCGTTAATCAGTTCTTTCAGCTACTGGGTACCGAAGGCGCTATTGGCAATATCGAAATTGATGACATATACATAAAAGGCACCAGTACAGGTAGCCAGAACCCCGACCCTGATCCCGACCCCGAAACCCCTGTTAACATCGCCCTTAATAAGCCTGCTACCAGCAGCAGTTCCGAAGGCGCAGGCCTGGGGGCTGCCAATGCAGTAGACGGAGACCTTGCCACCCGCTGGAGTAGTAATTTTTCTGACCCCCAGTGGATACAGGTCGACCTCCAAAATACCTACGACATCAGCAGCGTAGCACTACAGTGGGAGGCAGCAGCAGCAGCCAGCTACCGCATAGAAGTCTCTGCCGATGGCAGTAACTGGAACCAGGTGTATAGCACCACCTCCGGCGATGGTGGCCTTGACAGCCTTAGCCTAAGCGGGACAGGGCGCTACATCCGCATGTACGGCACCAGCCGCACCACCCCCTATGGCTATTCACTTTATGAGTTCAGAGTATATGGTACCCAGGGAAGCACCACACCACCTTCGCCACCAGCTACTACCTGCACCGGTAATGGGCCTAATAGCACCGGCAGTGGGGTGGACTATACCTACGAGCTGGACGGTAAGACCCTTACCTTCAAACCTGCTCGTGCAGGCGTAGGGAGCAACCTGGTTATTCTCTATCTGCGCAAGAACAGCAGCTCAGCCACCTTCCCAGGATATGCACTAAGTGCAGATGGTAGCGGAAACTTTGTCAGTGAGTTGAATGCTGTCGACGGAGATCAGATAGACTTCTACTACACCTATAGTGTCCCCGAAGGCGGTGAGCGCAATAGTGCCGCCTCCTACCATGAAGAAACAGTAGGGCAATGCGGCAGCGTGGCACGGCTTTCGGCGCCGGGCACCCCTGCCGATACATTTGAAATATTTCCTAACCCTGCGTTAAACCAACTGACAGTGAGAGCCCCCGCAGGTAATGATAAAGCCACCATACTCATACTGGGCGCTGATGGACGTCACATCAGAACCCACACGCTTAACAGCACACAAAAGCGTATGGATGTAAGCCAGCTACAGCCCGGCCTGTATTTCCTGCGCATCATTTGCCAGGAGGGCACCACCACCAAGAGTTGGGTGAAGGAATAA
- a CDS encoding helix-turn-helix domain-containing protein: MAVIQGLVLGTILISRSVRVAGKADRAGKETPVPQFPALFLGVLIILFSLILLHAVLEESIHMYNARFPVPISFGLAVGPIAYFHIRSLVHPRFRWQPAFLLHFIPSLLVDGVLFMAFFTYTANHVEWALAHIPAIQMVSLVINAFGLIQLFAYLVAGIRLHTQAGDLRPRAYHKGVKRWLKIFIRVWAAIPAFLLLVIPPAMIFIQELDQNTYLIYKPMGLLLSLAIYGLGYHYLISHFDEVGQYLSRARSMKYSVAELEDRSCQLTRFLTNEKPYLRQDLTVKSLSGLLGWPEKEVSLVIGQGLYTTFNNLINQYRVNEFLRLAGRDDTTHLSIMGIAFEAGFRSKASFYRAFKKENGLTPTEFLAQKAAS; this comes from the coding sequence ATGGCCGTAATCCAGGGTCTCGTTCTTGGTACGATACTTATCAGCCGGTCAGTGCGGGTCGCAGGCAAGGCAGATAGGGCCGGTAAGGAGACCCCTGTGCCGCAGTTTCCCGCCTTGTTTCTCGGAGTGCTCATCATACTTTTTTCCCTGATCCTGCTCCACGCCGTGTTGGAAGAGTCCATTCATATGTACAATGCCCGGTTCCCTGTCCCTATCTCCTTTGGTCTGGCAGTGGGCCCGATTGCATACTTTCACATCCGGTCGCTTGTACACCCGCGGTTCAGGTGGCAGCCGGCCTTCCTGCTTCACTTCATTCCTTCCCTATTGGTAGATGGAGTTCTCTTCATGGCTTTTTTCACTTATACAGCCAATCATGTAGAGTGGGCGCTCGCTCATATTCCGGCAATACAGATGGTTTCACTGGTCATTAACGCTTTTGGCCTCATTCAACTATTTGCCTACCTGGTGGCCGGCATCCGGCTGCATACCCAGGCTGGTGATCTTCGCCCCAGGGCATACCATAAAGGGGTAAAGCGTTGGCTTAAAATCTTTATAAGAGTGTGGGCGGCCATACCCGCATTTTTACTCCTGGTAATTCCCCCGGCCATGATTTTTATTCAGGAACTTGACCAAAACACCTACCTCATTTACAAGCCCATGGGCCTTTTACTTAGCCTCGCTATATATGGGCTAGGCTATCACTACCTCATCAGCCACTTTGATGAGGTGGGCCAATATCTATCCAGAGCTCGCAGTATGAAGTATTCCGTGGCCGAACTGGAAGACCGAAGCTGCCAACTGACCCGTTTTTTGACCAATGAAAAACCCTACCTCCGGCAGGATCTCACGGTGAAATCTTTATCCGGGCTATTGGGCTGGCCCGAAAAGGAGGTTTCCCTGGTGATCGGCCAAGGTCTGTACACCACATTTAATAACCTGATAAACCAGTATCGGGTAAACGAATTTCTCCGCCTGGCAGGAAGGGATGATACCACCCACCTATCTATTATGGGTATCGCCTTTGAGGCAGGCTTTCGTTCCAAGGCCTCTTTTTACCGGGCCTTCAAAAAGGAAAATGGCCTCACCCCGACGGAGTTTTTAGCACAGAAGGCAGCCTCTTAG